In Hydractinia symbiolongicarpus strain clone_291-10 chromosome 13, HSymV2.1, whole genome shotgun sequence, a single genomic region encodes these proteins:
- the LOC130623138 gene encoding uncharacterized protein LOC130623138, with product MTSAFLQLELEPGSRSITTFSTHQGLHRYKRLNFGTSSTSEELQIKLENILRDIPGCKNIAGNMIPKSKRTGHHLGKTIVHGCEKFSLFILGSDFEILTDHKPLVSSLSNPKSTLPLRIERWCLRLQGFSFNIRHINGSFNPADYCFRHTVPDSNTNSTRIIEEYVNFTTKHAEPIVITLDEIKVHTKNDPTLQCLKELICSTKWYSIDTISTKYPDCNVKELHLYNIIRNELTCNNDESLILRGNRIVAPTSLRHRLLKLAHETHLGMTKPKSILTKFIFRILTPKSKHFARTVHCVSQIQE from the exons ATGACCAGTGCCTTCTTGCAGCTTGAGTTAGAGCCTGGTTCAAGATCAATAACAACATTTTCGACACACCAGGGTTTGCATCGATACAAACGGCTTAACTTTGGTACCTCATCGACCTCTGAAGAGCTACAAATAAAACTAGAGAATATTTTGAGAGACATCCCAGGCTGCAAGAATATAGCTGGCAACATGATCCCAAAGTCTAAAAGAACTGGACACCATCTTGGAAAAA cAATTGTCCACGGATGTGAAAAATTCTCCTTATTTATACTTGGCTCAGACTTTGAAATTCTTACAGACCACAAACCATTGGTATCATCACTCAGTAACCCGAAGTCAACTTTACCTTTACGTATAGAACGATGGTGTTTACGCCTACAAGGGTTTAGCTTCAATATTCGTCACATCAATGGCTCTTTTAACCCGGCAGACTATTGTTTCCGACACACCGTTCCCGACAGTAATACTAACTCTACCAGAATCATTGAAGAATATGTAAATTTTACAACAAAGCATGCAGAACCGATAGTCATCACCCTAGACGAGATAAAAGTACACACGAAAAATGACCCGACCCTGCAATGTCTGAAAGAACTTATTTGCTCTACTAAATGGTATTCAATAGACACAATATCCACAAAATATCCCGACTGTAACGTTAAAGAGCTTCACCTTTATAACATAATACGCAACGAGTTGACTTGCAACAACGACGAATCCTTGATACTTAGAGGAAATCGAATTGTAGCACCGACCAGTTTACGCCACAGATTGCTTAAACTAGCTCATGAAACACACCTTGGAATGACAAAACCGAAATCCATACtgacaaaatttattttccgGATATTAACCCCCAAGTCGAAACACTTTGCAAGAACTGTTCACTGTGTATCGCAAATTCAAGAATGA
- the LOC130623139 gene encoding uncharacterized protein LOC130623139, producing the protein MGPLSRTWYAIEASLGASRENPEEIFWKDLSQSVEQTVLLLGQAFNAVSYHRRLNVLSAIMSDKKKVMLKDESPLLEIPTEDNLFGKKFQEHVIATAKTKKKSKEVYGLARKSSSSTSTTNNFKRPFRGEPSLDKKQWRYFKPAPRHNQQQSSNFKQTSFPRLGGEKSKFEGDLHQVDSIESSKPEISRNNSFKESATRSSLNNWEILTKDPEILEYVSGLQIPFIEQPKQQKIPQNFRMNQKEVALVTKEVESTLVKGAIQSICHVKGEFLSNVFLVPKKDRGNRPVSNLKHLNKFVPYHHFKMEGLHLIQEMIQEGDYMCKIDLKDAYFCVPLHQRSRKYVRFQWQGNLYEFLCMCFGLGPAPRIFTKLMKIPISILRKINVGVIIYLNDMLLLRQSKEKLFQARDTLIFLLQNLGFVINLPKSILEPVQTINFLGVEINSMNMRMNLPQEKVKRIEEKCKGVLTKPSMTVWELSSLVGKLSSTSPAVIPANLQIRHMQKCLTKALQLNKSYQAVVHLDPQALWEIHWWLDNLALAQGRSLLKSLQRVIIQTDASKQGWGAVCQGRNIGGAMVSARIQPSHQHLRIKSGLSSYANVLQNDAPRTYSLPNRQYDSASLYNENGGHQGPSLDSVIKRPVDFSIIQGDHNYSRTSTRDTECEGRLDVQKLCGLERMASRSSNIQDSMQKVGHTRRRPICITTFSSGTELHVLETRPRLLSGGCTATTVGEPLPVCISSVFLNGRVLAKVRREKVCMILITPAWQTQTWYGPLLEMLVTNPLLLPQSLSLLTNPQGKSHPLLENRTLRLVAWTISGKFWRLREYQEKLQSLSQVPEQRAHSLITNRPGESGLAGVVNNKLIPLNVL; encoded by the exons ATGGGGCCTTTGAGCCGTACTTGGTATGCAATTGAAGCGTCACTTGGTGCATCCAGGGAAAACCCTGAGGAGATTTTCTGGAAGGATCTATCTCAATCAGTTGAGCAAACTGTACTGTTATTGGGACAAGCTTTTAATGCTGTTTCATATCACCGAAGATTAAATGTGTTGTCGGCTATCatgtcagacaaaaaaaaagtcATGTTAAAAGACGAGTCGCCACTTTTGGAAATTCCAACAGAAGACAATCTGTTTGGGAAAAAATTTCAGGAGCACGTAATCGCTACTGCAAAGacaaagaagaaatcaaaagaaGTTTATGGTTTGGCAAGAAAGTCCTCATCATCGACTTCAacaacaaacaattttaaacgGCCCTTTCGAGGGGAGCCCTCATTGGACAAAAAACAATGGAGGTATTTCAAGCCGGCCCCACGCCACAACCAACAACAAAGCAGTAACTTCAAGCAGACAAGTTTTCCAAGACTTGGAGGTGAGAAATCAAAATTTGAGGGAGACCTTCACCAGGTTGACTCCATTGAGAGCAGTAAACCTGAAATTTCCAGAAATAATTCCTTTAAGGAATCTGCAACACGTTCATCCCTCA ACAACTGGGAAATACTAACCAAGGACCCAGAAATTTTGGAGTATGTCTCAGGATTGCAGATTCCTTTCATAGAAcaaccaaaacaacaaaaaatacctCAGAACTTCCGAATGAATCAGAAGGAAGTTGCTCTAGTGACCAAGGAGGTGGAGAGCACGCTGGTTAAGGGAGCTATTCAGTCTATATGTCATGTAAAAGGGGAGTTTTTGAGCAATGTATTCTTAGTTCCCAAGAAGGATAGGGGAAACAGACCTGTGTCAAATTTGAAACATCTGAACAAGTTTGTACCTTACCATCATTTCAAAATGGAGGGACTTCATCTGATACAGGAAATGATACAGGAAGGGGATTATATGTGCAAAATAGACCTGAAAGATGCTTATTTTTGTGTCCCACTTCATCAGAGGTCAAGAAAATATGTACGGTTCCAGTGGCAGGGAAACCTCTACGAATTCCTCTGCATGTGTTTTGGACTGGGGCCTGCTCCACGGATATTCaccaaattgatgaaaattcCAATTTCAATTTTACGAAAAATCAATGTGGGAGTAATCATTTATTTAAACGACATGTTGCTTTTAAGACAGTCGAAGGAAAAATTGTTTCAAGCAAGAGATACTCTCATTTTTCTTCTACAAAATTTGGGATTTGTCATCAATTTGCCCAAGTCTATTCTGGAGCCAGTTCAAACAATAAATTTCCTGGGTGTAGAGATAAATTCAATGAACATGAGAATGAACTTGCCCCaagaaaaagtgaaaagaaTAGAGGAGAAATGCAAGGGGGTACTGACAAAACCCTCAATGACTGTATGGGAACTGAGCAGTCTGGTGGGCAAACTATCCTCAACCTCTCCAGCGGTCATTCCAGCAAACTTACAGATAAGACATATGCAAAAGTGCTTGACAAAAGCTTTACAATTAAACAAAAGTTACCAGGCAGTTGTTCATTTAGACCCACAGGCTCTATGGGAAATCCATTGGTGGCTGGACAATTTAGCACTGGCCCAGGGAAGATCATTATTAAAATCCCTCCAGAGGGTAATAATCCAAACAGATGCATCCAAACAAGGTTGGGGAGCAGTTTGTCAGGGAAGGAATATAGGGGGGGCAATGGTCTCTGCAAGAATCCAACCTTCACATCAACATCTTAGAATTAAAAGCGGTCTATCTAGCTACGCTAACGTTCTACAAAATGATGCCCCTAGAACATATTCACTTCCAAATAGACAATATGACAGCGCTAGCCTATATAATGAAAATGGGGGGCACCAAGGACCCTCGCTTGATTCAGTTATCAAAAGACCTGTGGACTTTTCTATTATCCAAGGAGATCACAATTACAGCAGAACATCTACCAGGGACACTGAATGTGAAGGCAGACTGGATGTCCAGAAACTTTGTGGACTCGAGCGAATGGCTTCTAGATCCTCGAATATTCAAGACTCTATGCAAAAGGTGGGGCACACCAGACGTAGACCTATTTGCATCACGACTTTTTCATCCGGTACCGAGTTACATGTCTTGGAAACCAGACCCAGGTTGCTTAGCGGTGGATGCACTGCAACAACCGTGGGGGAACCATTACCTGTATGCATTTCCTCCGTTTTCCTTAATGGGAGAGTGTTAGCCAAGGTTCGAAGGGAAAAAGTGTGTATGATTTTGATAACTCCTGCTTGGCAAACACAGACGTGGTATGGTCCTCTCCTAGAAATGCTAGTGACCAATCCTCTACTCCTGCCACAAAGCTTGTCACTTCTAACAAACCCTCAGGGAAAGAGCCATCCACTTCTGGAAAACCGAACTTTGAGGCTGGTGGCTTGGACAATTTCAGGAAAATTTTGGAGGCTCAGGGAATATCAGGAAAAGCTGCAGAGCTTATCACAAGTGCCAGAACAGAGGGCACACTCTCTAATTACGAATCGTCCTGGAGAAAGTGGACTAGCTGGTGTGGTCAACAACAAGTTGATCCCGTTAAATGttctttga
- the LOC130623137 gene encoding uncharacterized protein LOC130623137, with product MLRNPGNEVSYHFVLLKRSENTHLHQYTTKERTQLLRNFNSNLTRKKMKVIFFISTLLVVTYSLPQWKGPEFEKDGDGGRISGSYNFGKSSLGGTLGYNSDGGFGAGVKGTHNFGEGASLGGSFYDSQHGAPETSVKLTHNFGKRTSLSKSHTFSGFEFDSSVGISHKTKNADFGARVGHNSQTGTYAGIGASWKLGRKRRSIGHQQKKAALFLLYFLIKC from the exons ATGTTAAGAAATCCTGGTAATGAGGTTTCTTACCATTTTGTTTTACTTAAACGaag CGAAAACACTCACCTGCACCAGTATACAACAAAAGAACGCACTCAGTTGCTTCGAAATTTCAACTCAAATCTCACACGCAAGAAGATGAAGGTTATTTTCTTCATTTCAACTTTACTAGTTGTAACATACAGTTTACCACAATGGAAAGGACCAGAATTTGAAAAGGATGGCGACGGAGGGAGAATTTCAGGATCGTATAATTTCGGTAAATCTAGCTTAGGAGGCACACTTGGTTATAATTCAGATGGCGGATTTGGTGCAGGAGTTAAAGGCACCCACAATTTTGGTGAAGGTGCATCATTAGGAGGATCTTTTTATGACTCACAGCACGGAGCTCCAGAAACATCTGTGAAACTAACTCATAATTTCGGGAAACGTACATCCCTCTCCAAGTCACACACATTCTCAGGATTTGAATTTGACAGTAGCGTCGGAATATCTCACAAAACTAAAAATGCCGATTTTGGAGCGCGCGTTGGCCATAACTCGCAAACGGGTACTTATGCGGGTATTGGCGCCTCATGGAAATTAGGGAGGAAGCGGAGGAGTATAG GGCATCAACAAAAGAAAGCCGCATTGTTTCTGTTgtactttttaataaaatgctga